One window of the Shewanella litorisediminis genome contains the following:
- a CDS encoding AAA family ATPase: protein MKPLTLTITAFGPFVDTQTLDFRALGEWPLFLINGPTGAGKTTILDAICFALYGKTTGNEREGTQMRCDAAPDDVLTEVSFEFGLGDKVYRVKRVPEQQRAKKSGEGFTLQKSDALLERIEGERATPLAAGKVTEVTAQIEDLLGLEVEQFRQVMVLPQGQFRKLLLADSKEREAIFGQLFQTGIYKRIEDSLKQKALELKAKAKELEARRAGILETAGVENLDALDAQVAELTPALEAAVSARQEAEGALAAARAQRQAAEVRLKEFSALADTKARLEAETARGPEIAALNERLERAQLADSLAGSWQAWDEREKERQSAESAAAVAAEDARQAEASLSDAKEAASSIPELDARRHQLKNDAERLAEWRPRMHRLSALNEVIAGLGQALKTFDVNLASVRSQLADTQDRMARLTRQRRELSALASTAGSLEAALVQQTQAFERQQQFIEKERQAQLLGSELSRLEAEGRQAKANQENLTRARELLELAWHQGQAAILAARLLPGDPCPVCGSAEHPSPAHHDGALPGDDELAAARDAEHEAREVLSRARSEYKAQKQRFEALQQELANEAAALGETLATSLEQKQYALGQSREACQNAKAAQQSLQALEHELEHLDNTQKQLLADIDGLQRQREQQSGELQKACGEKESLAGAMPEFCQRLGSEQAFDAHLAGLSRDIDALSAQMESLQTQLKGAETRQTQCNERRNALQQTLSEAGSRATAAKTRFDAELAAKGFKDVASFNQARLSADEMSAAKSRIASWQQQLAGLKERLAAQQEALGDTLPPDMTQLAALEAAAQEAFHQCNYNWQALNDTLVMYSRARAQLGTEALAGARLDEEYALVGTLSDAASGMTGARISLQRFVLGVLLDDVLIEASERLHRMSKGRYRLLRKEDKAKGNRASGLDLEVEDAYTGKLRPVATLSGGESFMAALSLALGLSDVVQAYAGGIKLDTLFIDEGFGSLDQDSLELAVRTLVDLQSSGRMIGVISHVTEMKEQIQTRVDIHKDTVGSKICLTLV, encoded by the coding sequence ATGAAGCCCTTAACTCTCACTATTACCGCCTTTGGCCCCTTCGTGGACACCCAAACCCTGGACTTTCGAGCCCTTGGGGAGTGGCCATTATTCCTGATAAATGGGCCTACCGGTGCGGGTAAAACCACGATTCTCGATGCGATTTGTTTTGCGCTCTATGGCAAGACCACCGGAAACGAGCGCGAAGGTACCCAGATGCGCTGCGATGCAGCCCCGGATGATGTGCTGACGGAAGTGAGCTTTGAATTTGGTTTGGGCGACAAGGTCTACCGGGTGAAGCGGGTGCCTGAGCAGCAAAGGGCCAAAAAGAGCGGCGAGGGCTTTACGCTGCAAAAGAGTGATGCCCTGCTTGAGCGTATTGAAGGAGAAAGAGCCACTCCGCTCGCGGCTGGCAAAGTCACTGAAGTCACCGCACAGATTGAAGATTTGTTGGGGCTTGAAGTGGAGCAGTTTCGCCAGGTCATGGTGTTGCCCCAGGGGCAGTTTCGAAAGCTGCTGCTGGCGGACTCCAAAGAGCGTGAGGCCATTTTTGGCCAGCTGTTTCAAACCGGCATTTACAAGCGCATTGAAGACAGTCTCAAGCAAAAGGCGTTGGAGCTTAAGGCCAAAGCCAAAGAGCTGGAGGCCAGGCGAGCGGGGATCCTCGAAACCGCCGGCGTGGAAAATCTCGATGCCCTTGACGCTCAAGTGGCCGAGCTCACACCTGCACTTGAGGCTGCCGTCAGCGCAAGACAAGAGGCCGAAGGAGCACTTGCTGCGGCGCGCGCCCAGCGACAAGCGGCCGAGGTGAGGCTGAAGGAATTCAGCGCCCTTGCTGATACCAAGGCTCGCCTGGAGGCTGAAACGGCCCGTGGCCCAGAAATAGCAGCCCTTAATGAGCGGCTTGAACGGGCGCAGCTTGCCGATTCCCTTGCCGGCTCGTGGCAAGCCTGGGATGAGCGCGAAAAAGAACGTCAAAGCGCTGAAAGTGCTGCCGCAGTGGCCGCAGAAGATGCAAGGCAAGCCGAAGCGAGTTTAAGCGATGCAAAAGAGGCTGCTTCTTCAATCCCTGAATTGGACGCCAGGCGACATCAGTTGAAAAACGATGCAGAGCGACTGGCCGAGTGGCGTCCGCGGATGCACAGGCTGTCGGCCCTGAACGAGGTTATTGCCGGGCTTGGACAGGCGCTTAAAACGTTTGATGTAAATCTTGCCAGTGTTCGCAGCCAGCTTGCTGATACGCAGGATCGCATGGCAAGGCTCACCCGGCAGCGGCGAGAATTGTCGGCGCTGGCGAGCACCGCCGGTAGCCTTGAGGCGGCCCTGGTGCAGCAAACCCAGGCGTTTGAGCGTCAGCAGCAATTTATTGAAAAGGAGCGTCAGGCGCAGCTCTTGGGTTCTGAGCTTTCACGGCTCGAAGCCGAAGGCCGTCAGGCCAAGGCCAACCAGGAAAATCTCACCCGCGCCCGCGAGCTGCTGGAACTTGCCTGGCATCAGGGGCAGGCAGCGATATTGGCCGCTAGGCTCTTACCCGGCGACCCATGCCCTGTGTGCGGCAGCGCGGAGCACCCCAGTCCAGCCCATCATGATGGGGCGCTGCCAGGGGATGATGAACTTGCCGCAGCAAGAGACGCCGAGCATGAGGCCCGGGAAGTTCTGAGTCGTGCCCGCTCTGAATATAAGGCGCAAAAGCAGCGTTTCGAGGCCTTGCAGCAGGAGCTCGCCAATGAAGCCGCGGCTCTGGGGGAGACGCTTGCCACCAGTCTTGAGCAAAAACAGTATGCACTTGGCCAAAGCCGTGAGGCCTGCCAAAACGCGAAAGCCGCCCAACAGTCGCTGCAAGCGCTGGAGCATGAGCTTGAGCATCTGGACAACACACAAAAACAGCTACTGGCAGACATCGATGGGCTGCAGCGTCAGCGTGAACAGCAGTCTGGAGAGCTTCAAAAAGCCTGTGGTGAGAAAGAAAGCCTCGCCGGTGCCATGCCGGAATTCTGCCAGCGCCTTGGCAGCGAGCAGGCGTTTGATGCGCACCTTGCCGGCCTCTCCCGGGATATCGATGCCCTGAGTGCGCAAATGGAGAGCTTGCAGACCCAGCTTAAGGGCGCAGAAACCCGTCAAACCCAATGCAATGAGCGCAGAAATGCGCTGCAGCAAACCTTGAGCGAGGCTGGCAGCCGGGCCACAGCAGCGAAAACGCGCTTTGATGCCGAGCTTGCTGCCAAGGGCTTTAAAGATGTGGCGAGCTTTAATCAGGCGCGTTTAAGCGCCGATGAAATGAGTGCTGCTAAAAGCCGCATTGCCTCTTGGCAGCAGCAGTTGGCTGGGCTTAAAGAGCGCCTGGCGGCACAGCAAGAGGCTCTGGGCGATACATTGCCACCGGACATGACGCAGCTGGCAGCGCTTGAGGCCGCTGCACAGGAAGCGTTTCACCAATGCAACTACAACTGGCAGGCACTGAACGATACCCTGGTGATGTACAGCCGCGCCAGGGCGCAGCTGGGCACCGAGGCATTGGCGGGTGCCAGACTTGATGAGGAATATGCACTGGTGGGCACCTTGTCGGATGCGGCCAGTGGCATGACAGGAGCCAGGATCAGCCTGCAACGGTTTGTGCTGGGGGTGCTCCTGGACGATGTGCTTATCGAGGCGAGTGAACGCCTGCATCGCATGAGTAAGGGGCGTTATCGTTTGCTTCGCAAGGAAGACAAGGCCAAGGGCAATCGCGCATCCGGTTTGGATCTGGAAGTGGAAGATGCCTACACAGGCAAGCTGCGCCCAGTGGCGACCTTAAGCGGTGGCGAGAGTTTTATGGCGGCCTTGTCTCTGGCCTTGGGGTTGTCGGATGTGGTTCAGGCCTATGCGGGGGGCATTAAGCTTGACACCCTGTTTATCGATGAAGGGTTTGGCAGCCTGGATCAGGACTCACTGGAGCTTGCGGTACGTACCCTGGTGGATTTGCAGTCCTCAGGACGCATGATTGGGGTGATTTCCCACGTGACCGAGATGAAAGAGCAGATTCAGACCCGGGTCGATATCCATAAGGACACAGTGGGCAGTAAAATTTGCCTGACTTTGGTTTGA
- a CDS encoding peptidoglycan DD-metalloendopeptidase family protein — translation MFFSHIASLPSFHKRLLLVGGLLVGVSFMWPTAQQPVVGRIPIALDIESLLPQISEAPLPLAASESVADFDHLIVSGDTLSGLFSRAGVDQQTMYRVLEADMNILALDTLMPDNRIKFWLDDKGDLQKLELYFSPARQVVFNRFEDGSFNVDEIVVDGLWQNRIASGEIRGSFYVSAQRVGLSAAEITKIESLLKEKMNFARDLRAGDTFSVLVNDQYVEGLATGTSQILGIQIKSGKREITAFQHSDGNFYDAKGHNLARAFQRVPLDKSFRMTSRFNPVRKHPVTGRVSPHNGTDFATPIGTKVVAPGDGVVTMVTDHKFAGKYIVIEHGNKFRTRYLHLSKSLVRKGDRVSRGQVIALSGNTGRSTGPHLHYEFHVNGRPVDPMKVPLPTSTQLNAAELSEFTSLVRSRQMLMDLG, via the coding sequence ATGTTTTTTTCGCATATTGCCAGTTTGCCCAGCTTTCATAAGCGTCTGTTGCTGGTGGGTGGTTTACTGGTCGGTGTCTCCTTTATGTGGCCCACGGCGCAGCAGCCGGTTGTCGGCCGTATTCCCATTGCACTGGATATTGAATCTTTACTGCCACAGATTTCCGAGGCACCTCTGCCGTTGGCGGCCAGTGAGTCGGTGGCGGATTTCGATCATTTAATCGTGTCTGGCGATACCCTCAGTGGCCTGTTTTCCCGCGCCGGGGTGGACCAGCAAACCATGTACCGCGTGCTGGAAGCGGATATGAACATTCTGGCGCTGGATACCCTGATGCCGGATAACCGCATCAAATTCTGGCTTGATGACAAAGGCGATTTACAAAAGCTCGAGCTCTATTTCAGTCCAGCCCGTCAGGTGGTGTTCAACCGTTTTGAAGATGGCAGTTTTAACGTTGACGAAATTGTCGTCGATGGCCTCTGGCAAAATCGCATTGCCAGTGGCGAAATCCGTGGCTCATTTTATGTTTCGGCCCAGCGTGTTGGCCTTTCTGCCGCTGAAATCACCAAAATCGAATCCCTACTGAAAGAAAAAATGAACTTCGCCCGCGATTTGCGCGCCGGAGATACCTTTTCAGTATTGGTGAACGATCAGTATGTTGAAGGCCTGGCCACGGGCACCAGTCAGATCCTCGGCATTCAGATAAAAAGTGGCAAGCGCGAAATCACCGCTTTCCAGCACAGCGACGGCAACTTTTATGATGCCAAGGGCCATAACCTTGCCCGGGCGTTCCAGCGGGTGCCACTGGATAAATCGTTCCGCATGACCTCCCGCTTCAATCCGGTGCGCAAGCATCCGGTAACGGGTCGTGTGTCGCCTCATAATGGCACCGATTTCGCCACGCCAATCGGCACCAAGGTGGTGGCGCCCGGCGACGGTGTGGTGACCATGGTGACCGACCATAAGTTTGCCGGAAAATACATAGTGATTGAGCATGGCAACAAGTTCCGTACCCGATACCTGCACCTGTCCAAGTCTTTGGTCAGAAAAGGTGACAGAGTCAGCCGTGGTCAGGTCATTGCGCTCTCCGGTAACACGGGGCGTTCCACCGGCCCTCATTTGCACTATGAATTCCATGTCAATGGCCGTCCGGTTGACCCCATGAAGGTGCCGCTGCCTACATCGACCCAGCTGAACGCGGCAGAGTTGTCGGAATTTACTTCTCTGGTGAGAAGCCGTCAGATGCTGATGGATTTGGGCTGA
- a CDS encoding M48 family metallopeptidase — MSQYLAHYPEQVRAKVDALLEAGTLGDVLARRYQAQHDIRSDKALFDYTMALKNRFLKRSDPLSKVCFDDKISLRQQALGLHTAISRVQGNKLKAKREIRIASMLKQVPEPLLRMVVVHELAHLKERDHNKAFYQLCCHMEGDYHQLEFDLRLLLTAIDAGQSPF; from the coding sequence GTGAGCCAATACCTGGCCCATTACCCCGAGCAGGTGCGTGCCAAGGTGGACGCCCTGCTTGAGGCTGGCACCCTGGGCGATGTGCTCGCACGTCGCTACCAGGCCCAGCACGATATCCGCTCCGACAAGGCGCTGTTTGATTACACCATGGCGCTGAAAAACCGCTTCCTCAAGCGCAGCGACCCGTTATCCAAGGTATGCTTTGACGACAAAATCAGTTTGCGTCAGCAAGCCCTCGGGCTGCATACCGCCATTTCTCGGGTTCAGGGCAATAAACTCAAGGCCAAACGCGAAATCCGTATCGCCTCTATGCTAAAGCAGGTGCCAGAGCCCTTGCTGCGGATGGTGGTGGTACACGAATTGGCGCATTTAAAAGAACGTGACCACAACAAAGCCTTTTATCAGCTCTGTTGCCATATGGAAGGCGACTATCATCAGTTGGAATTCGATTTGCGACTGCTGCTGACTGCGATAGACGCAGGCCAGTCCCCCTTCTGA
- a CDS encoding DUF3010 family protein: protein MRVCGVELKGAEAIISLVGYDKEAFNVPECRKHSFVVNDADNQEAIREFHFAFAKLMADYKVEHIVIVEREQKGKLAGSAIGFKLEAAIQLGELPVTLLKPTAIREQCKRNPPQVDYEVLGLKRFQLQAFEAGYAFLNARIYGKL from the coding sequence ATGAGAGTATGTGGCGTAGAGCTGAAAGGTGCCGAGGCCATTATCAGCCTCGTGGGCTACGATAAAGAAGCCTTCAATGTACCTGAGTGTCGCAAGCACTCGTTTGTGGTGAACGATGCGGATAATCAGGAAGCCATTCGTGAATTCCACTTCGCCTTTGCCAAGCTGATGGCCGACTACAAGGTGGAGCACATTGTCATCGTCGAGCGGGAGCAAAAAGGCAAGCTGGCCGGCAGCGCTATCGGCTTTAAACTGGAAGCCGCTATCCAGCTTGGCGAATTGCCGGTAACCCTGCTTAAGCCCACTGCCATCCGCGAGCAATGCAAACGCAACCCTCCTCAGGTTGATTACGAGGTGCTCGGACTCAAGCGTTTCCAGCTGCAAGCCTTTGAAGCGGGCTACGCCTTCCTGAACGCCCGCATCTACGGCAAGCTGTGA
- a CDS encoding DEAD/DEAH box helicase, producing MQFSDFSLDKRLMQSLKHMGIETPTPIQSQAIPVALAGKDLMASSKTGSGKTLAFLLPAMQRVISSKALSKKDPRVLILLPTRELAQQVYAQLRLLVANTQYRAISVLGGENFNDQAKALAREPHFIVATPGRIADHLQQRHLFLNGLELLILDEADRMLDLGFAPQLKAINAAADHRRRQTLMFSATLEHGEVHELAAELLKEPEHVAIDAVHLGHGDIEQQILLADHLEHKEALLERLLSGNNFRQVMIFTATRQDTERLATLLAEKGFNTAALSGELRQAQRNQIMDSFSREHHRILVTTDVASRGLDISNVSLVVNFDMPKFAEEYVHRIGRTGRAGNKGTAISLVGPKDWDNFLKVQLLLQKTFDFSVLEGLEAKFKGLAPKRERKAPGTQTKTTGNSKRQAADAPKGEKRSRDKRFLTGVDVGDAPMIRKKPLPAPIVPEDDDADELGED from the coding sequence TTGCAATTTTCTGATTTTTCCCTCGATAAGCGCCTCATGCAAAGCCTGAAGCACATGGGCATAGAGACGCCTACCCCCATCCAGAGTCAGGCCATTCCTGTTGCCCTTGCCGGCAAGGATCTGATGGCCTCGTCCAAGACGGGCTCGGGAAAGACGCTGGCATTTTTGCTGCCTGCCATGCAAAGGGTGATTTCCAGCAAGGCGCTGTCAAAAAAAGACCCGCGGGTGCTTATTCTGCTGCCCACCCGAGAGCTGGCGCAGCAAGTGTATGCTCAGCTCCGTCTGTTGGTGGCCAATACCCAATACCGTGCCATCAGTGTGCTGGGCGGTGAAAACTTTAATGACCAGGCCAAGGCCCTCGCCAGGGAACCCCATTTTATTGTGGCCACCCCCGGACGCATTGCCGACCACCTGCAGCAGCGCCACCTGTTTTTAAACGGGCTTGAGCTGCTCATCCTCGACGAAGCCGACCGCATGCTGGATCTGGGATTTGCTCCTCAGCTGAAAGCCATCAATGCAGCTGCCGATCACCGTCGCAGGCAAACCCTGATGTTCTCGGCCACCCTGGAGCACGGTGAAGTGCACGAGCTGGCGGCTGAGCTTCTGAAAGAGCCTGAGCATGTCGCCATCGATGCCGTGCACCTGGGCCACGGCGACATCGAGCAACAAATTCTGCTGGCCGACCATCTGGAGCACAAGGAAGCCCTGCTCGAACGCCTGCTCAGTGGCAATAACTTCCGTCAGGTGATGATTTTTACTGCCACACGCCAGGACACAGAGCGCCTGGCCACCCTGCTGGCCGAGAAAGGCTTCAACACAGCCGCCCTATCCGGCGAGCTGCGACAGGCACAGCGTAATCAAATCATGGATAGCTTCAGCCGTGAGCACCACCGCATCCTGGTGACCACAGACGTGGCTTCACGCGGTCTGGATATCTCCAACGTGTCTTTGGTGGTGAACTTCGATATGCCAAAGTTTGCCGAGGAATACGTGCACCGGATTGGTCGTACCGGCCGCGCCGGTAACAAGGGCACCGCCATTTCGCTGGTGGGACCGAAAGACTGGGACAACTTCCTCAAGGTTCAGCTCCTGCTGCAAAAGACCTTTGACTTCAGCGTGCTCGAAGGACTGGAAGCCAAATTCAAGGGACTGGCGCCCAAGCGTGAGCGTAAAGCACCTGGCACTCAGACCAAGACGACCGGCAACAGCAAGAGACAGGCTGCCGATGCGCCAAAGGGTGAAAAGCGCAGCCGCGATAAACGCTTCCTTACCGGCGTGGATGTGGGCGATGCGCCAATGATCCGTAAGAAGCCCCTCCCGGCACCGATTGTGCCCGAGGACGATGACGCTGATGAGCTGGGCGAAGACTGA
- the rssA gene encoding patatin-like phospholipase RssA — MSQPRIGIALGSGAAKGWAHIGVFNALDELGIKPERVAGCSIGALVGAAYVNGRLGDLESWVRSFSSWDVLGLMDLSWRRGGLIRGEKVFDVMQSRIGSMDIESMSMPFIAVATDLYSGQEIWFRQGDLRHAVRASCSMPGILPPVRQGHRWLVDGAVVNPVPVSACRALDVDVVIAVDLDGQRRSRIQAVPVTLRSEAITPQEETRALAEQEGGFMDLFARGRDYIASLSDKFALGTRDDPGMLAVMNQSMEIVQQRHKRARLMGDPPDVCLVPKVADIGTMEFHRAAEAIDAGYSAVMAQAHLLEAALG, encoded by the coding sequence ATGAGCCAACCCCGTATTGGTATTGCCCTGGGCAGTGGTGCCGCCAAAGGCTGGGCCCACATAGGGGTGTTCAACGCCCTTGATGAGCTGGGCATAAAGCCGGAGCGGGTCGCGGGCTGCTCCATTGGTGCCTTGGTGGGCGCCGCCTATGTCAACGGGCGTCTTGGCGATTTGGAGTCATGGGTCAGAAGTTTTTCCAGTTGGGACGTTCTTGGGCTTATGGACTTAAGCTGGCGCCGCGGCGGGCTCATTCGCGGGGAAAAGGTGTTTGATGTGATGCAAAGTCGTATCGGCAGTATGGACATTGAATCCATGTCCATGCCCTTTATTGCGGTTGCCACCGACTTGTACAGCGGCCAGGAAATTTGGTTTCGCCAGGGGGATCTGCGCCACGCCGTGCGGGCGTCCTGCTCCATGCCCGGTATTTTGCCGCCGGTGCGCCAGGGCCATCGATGGTTGGTAGACGGCGCTGTGGTCAATCCTGTACCCGTGTCGGCTTGCCGTGCGCTGGATGTGGATGTGGTGATTGCCGTTGACCTGGATGGTCAGCGCCGCAGCCGCATTCAGGCCGTGCCTGTGACCCTTCGCAGTGAAGCCATCACTCCGCAGGAAGAAACGCGGGCCTTGGCCGAGCAGGAGGGCGGGTTTATGGACCTTTTTGCCCGCGGCCGCGACTATATCGCCAGTTTGTCGGATAAGTTTGCCCTTGGCACCCGTGATGACCCGGGGATGCTGGCAGTCATGAACCAGTCCATGGAGATAGTGCAGCAGCGACACAAAAGGGCGCGCCTGATGGGCGACCCGCCCGATGTGTGCCTGGTACCCAAGGTAGCCGACATTGGCACCATGGAGTTCCATCGCGCCGCAGAGGCCATCGATGCGGGTTACAGTGCAGTGATGGCCCAGGCCCATCTGCTGGAAGCTGCACTCGGTTAA
- the nrdD gene encoding anaerobic ribonucleoside-triphosphate reductase produces the protein MPVVIKRDGCRAAFDETRLRDAVIAAQGAAGVEDKDYAATVASVVAAEVAQRDEVAIHELQDAVENCLMSGPYKEVARHYIEYRHDRDVCREATSRLNLEIRSLVEQTNAALLHENANKDSKVIPTQRDLLAGIVARHYAKRHILPKAVVAAHEAGEIHYHDLDYSPFFPMFNCMLIDLSGMLTKGFKMGNAEIETPKSISTATAVTAQIIAQVASHIYGGTTINRIDEVLSPYVAKSYDKHYQTALHWGITDAVAYARALTEKECHDAFQSLEYEVNTLHTANGQTPFVTFGFGLGTSWESRLIQQSILKVRMAGLGKNRKTAVFPKLVFAIRDGINHKAGDCNYDIKRLALKCATERMYPDILNYEQVVRVTGSFKTPMGCRSFLGVYEKDGEMEHEGRNNLGVVSLNLPRIAIEAGGDENHFYALLEERLQVARQALDSRIERLKGVKARVAPILYMEGACGVRLRPDDDIEPIFKNGRASISLGYIGLHETVNALYGTKEHVYDSERLRQKAVAIVARLKQATDQWKRETGYGFSLYSTPSESLCSRFAKLDIKAFGLIEGVTDKGYYTNSFHLDVEKKVSPFDKIDFEMPYPELASGGFICYGEYPNMQHNIDALEDVWDYSYTRVPYYGTNTPIDECYDCGFTGEFDCTSKGFVCPVCGNHEPSRVSVTRRVCGYLGSPDARPFNHGKQEEVKRRVKHL, from the coding sequence ATGCCAGTGGTTATCAAACGGGATGGTTGCCGCGCAGCCTTTGATGAAACCCGGTTGCGGGATGCTGTGATTGCAGCGCAGGGGGCAGCCGGTGTTGAGGACAAAGACTATGCGGCCACGGTGGCGTCTGTGGTGGCGGCCGAGGTGGCACAGCGCGACGAAGTCGCCATCCACGAGCTGCAGGATGCGGTGGAAAATTGCCTGATGTCCGGTCCTTATAAAGAAGTTGCCCGCCACTATATCGAGTATCGCCACGACAGAGACGTGTGCCGTGAAGCGACCAGCAGACTGAATCTGGAAATTCGCTCGTTGGTGGAGCAAACCAATGCCGCACTGCTGCACGAAAATGCCAATAAAGACTCCAAGGTAATCCCGACCCAGCGCGATTTGCTTGCCGGCATTGTGGCGCGTCACTACGCCAAGCGTCACATCCTGCCCAAGGCGGTGGTGGCAGCCCATGAGGCGGGAGAAATCCATTATCACGATCTGGATTACTCGCCCTTTTTCCCCATGTTCAACTGTATGCTGATTGACCTTTCCGGCATGTTGACCAAGGGCTTTAAGATGGGCAATGCCGAAATCGAAACGCCAAAGTCCATTTCCACGGCCACTGCGGTGACTGCACAGATCATCGCCCAGGTGGCCAGCCACATTTACGGCGGTACCACCATCAATCGCATCGATGAAGTGCTGTCCCCCTATGTGGCCAAGAGCTATGACAAACACTATCAAACGGCGCTGCATTGGGGCATTACCGATGCGGTGGCTTATGCCAGGGCCCTGACAGAAAAAGAATGCCACGACGCCTTCCAGTCGCTGGAATACGAGGTAAACACCCTGCATACAGCCAACGGACAGACCCCCTTTGTCACCTTTGGCTTTGGGCTTGGCACCAGTTGGGAGTCGCGGCTTATTCAGCAGTCCATTCTCAAGGTGCGTATGGCGGGTCTGGGTAAAAACCGCAAGACAGCGGTATTCCCCAAGCTGGTGTTTGCCATCCGTGATGGCATCAACCACAAAGCAGGCGACTGCAATTACGACATTAAGCGTCTGGCACTCAAGTGCGCCACAGAGCGGATGTATCCGGACATTCTCAACTATGAGCAAGTGGTTCGCGTCACAGGCTCTTTCAAAACCCCCATGGGGTGTCGAAGCTTCCTGGGTGTGTACGAAAAAGACGGGGAAATGGAACACGAAGGCCGCAACAACCTCGGGGTAGTGAGCCTTAACCTGCCGCGCATCGCCATTGAAGCCGGTGGCGACGAAAACCACTTTTACGCACTGCTGGAGGAGCGGCTGCAGGTTGCCCGCCAGGCCCTTGATAGCCGCATCGAACGCTTGAAGGGGGTTAAGGCCAGAGTCGCGCCCATTCTGTACATGGAAGGGGCATGCGGTGTACGCCTTCGCCCTGACGATGATATTGAGCCTATTTTCAAAAATGGCCGCGCGTCCATTTCCCTCGGCTATATCGGTCTTCACGAAACCGTGAATGCCCTTTATGGCACGAAGGAGCATGTGTACGACTCAGAGCGACTTCGGCAAAAGGCCGTTGCCATTGTGGCGCGCCTCAAGCAGGCCACGGATCAGTGGAAGCGGGAAACCGGCTATGGCTTCAGCCTCTACAGTACTCCGAGCGAGAGTCTGTGCAGTCGCTTTGCCAAGCTCGATATCAAGGCTTTCGGCCTGATAGAAGGGGTGACCGACAAGGGCTACTACACCAATAGCTTCCACCTGGATGTGGAAAAGAAAGTCTCGCCCTTCGATAAAATCGACTTTGAGATGCCTTACCCTGAGCTCGCCAGTGGTGGCTTTATCTGTTACGGCGAATATCCCAACATGCAGCATAATATTGACGCGCTTGAGGACGTGTGGGACTACAGCTACACCCGTGTACCCTACTATGGCACCAACACTCCCATTGATGAGTGCTATGACTGCGGTTTTACCGGCGAGTTTGACTGTACCAGCAAGGGCTTTGTTTGCCCGGTTTGCGGTAATCACGAGCCCAGCCGGGTGTCTGTGACCCGCAGGGTATGTGGCTATCTTGGCAGCCCTGATGCGCGCCCCTTTAACCATGGCAAACAGGAAGAGGTCAAACGCCGGGTCAAGCATCTGTAA
- the nrdG gene encoding anaerobic ribonucleoside-triphosphate reductase-activating protein: MNYHQYYPLDVLNGPGTRATLFVSGCEHQCRGCYNQSTWDVRSGHLFDEAMLNRIIDDLNDTRVRRRGLSLSGGDPLLPANLAGISELVARVRSQCPGKDIWLWTGYRLDALSEAQLAVVSRVDVIVDGPFEQGLADRRLKFRGSSNQRIFCRSGDAFVPWCDQD; encoded by the coding sequence GTGAACTACCACCAGTACTATCCGCTGGATGTGCTCAACGGGCCGGGCACCAGGGCAACGCTCTTTGTGTCCGGCTGCGAGCACCAATGTCGTGGCTGCTACAACCAATCCACCTGGGATGTGCGAAGCGGTCACCTCTTCGATGAGGCGATGCTGAACCGGATAATCGACGACCTCAATGACACCCGGGTTCGCCGACGGGGGCTTAGCCTCTCCGGTGGTGACCCCTTGCTGCCTGCAAATCTTGCCGGTATCAGTGAGCTGGTGGCACGGGTGCGTTCGCAATGCCCGGGCAAGGATATCTGGCTGTGGACGGGCTATCGTCTGGATGCATTGAGCGAGGCGCAGCTGGCGGTGGTGTCCCGTGTGGACGTAATCGTTGATGGCCCCTTTGAACAGGGGCTTGCCGACAGACGGCTCAAGTTTCGGGGCAGCAGCAATCAGCGTATCTTTTGTCGCAGTGGCGATGCGTTTGTGCCCTGGTGTGACCAAGACTGA
- the ribA gene encoding GTP cyclohydrolase II codes for MSIKYVATSKLPTPWGVFAIHGFEDSETGKEHVALTFGDLSGDSPVLGRIHSECLTGDALFSLRCDCGFQLQTAMQRIAETGRGFILYLRQEGRGIGLLNKIRAYELQDKGANTVEANEQLGFAADMRKYDMIAPMLAHLGISRVKLMTNNPRKVKAMKDVGMDVVERVPLQVGKNRYNEAYLKTKSDELGHMMSEEHFKAHHQD; via the coding sequence ATGTCGATAAAGTATGTCGCCACCTCCAAGTTGCCAACGCCCTGGGGCGTTTTTGCCATCCACGGTTTTGAAGATAGCGAAACCGGTAAGGAGCATGTGGCACTGACCTTTGGCGATCTCAGTGGTGACTCCCCTGTGCTGGGGCGGATCCATTCTGAATGTTTGACCGGTGATGCCCTGTTCAGCCTGCGCTGTGACTGTGGTTTTCAGCTGCAAACAGCCATGCAGCGGATCGCTGAAACCGGCCGTGGTTTTATCTTGTATCTGCGTCAGGAAGGGCGCGGTATTGGGCTGTTAAACAAAATCCGCGCCTATGAGCTGCAGGATAAAGGGGCCAATACCGTTGAGGCCAACGAGCAACTCGGTTTCGCTGCCGATATGCGTAAGTACGATATGATTGCCCCCATGTTGGCACATCTGGGGATCTCCCGGGTCAAGCTGATGACCAATAATCCCCGTAAAGTCAAAGCCATGAAAGACGTAGGTATGGATGTGGTCGAGCGGGTGCCGCTGCAGGTGGGTAAAAATCGTTATAACGAAGCCTATCTCAAAACTAAGTCAGATGAGCTTGGGCACATGATGTCTGAAGAGCACTTCAAGGCACACCACCAGGACTGA